A genomic window from Dechloromonas sp. A34 includes:
- a CDS encoding type I restriction-modification system subunit M: MLDDIKKTLWATADKLRANMDAAEYKHLVLGLIFVKYVSDTFAARRTELTRRFADESDDYFLHDCDDELLAAELEDRDYYREVNVFWVPESARWEAIRAAAKQPDIGKRIDDALTIIEVENPKLKGILDKRYARAQLPDGKLGELVDLVSTIGFGDEPGQARDVLGQVYEYFLGQFASAEGKKGGQFYTPASIVKTLVAVLAPHHGKVYDPCCGSGGMFVQSEKFIEAHGGKIGDVSIYGQESNPTTWRLAAMNLAIRGIDFNLGREPGDTFTRNQHPDLRADFILANPPFNISDWWHASLTGDPRWEYGQPPAGNANYAWLQHMLYHLKPSGRAGIVLANGSMSSSQNSEGDIRRAMVDADVVEVMIALPGQLFFNTQIPACLWFLARQKQTRQGEVLFIDARKLGSMISRVQTEFTDEVIARIAGTVAAWREIPSVRPEPVEGTNGAPAAYTDIPGYCRSVKLAEIAEHGHVLTPGRYVGAEEVEDDDEAFADKMQKLTEKLGEQMAKGAELETLIRQKLGGLGYEF, translated from the coding sequence ATGCTCGACGACATCAAGAAAACCCTCTGGGCCACCGCCGACAAGCTGCGCGCCAACATGGACGCGGCCGAATACAAGCATCTGGTCCTCGGCCTGATCTTCGTCAAATACGTTTCCGACACCTTCGCCGCCCGCCGAACCGAACTGACCCGGCGTTTCGCCGACGAGTCCGACGACTATTTCCTGCACGATTGCGATGACGAACTGCTCGCCGCCGAACTGGAAGACCGCGACTACTACCGCGAGGTCAACGTCTTCTGGGTGCCGGAATCGGCTCGCTGGGAAGCCATCCGCGCCGCTGCCAAGCAGCCGGACATCGGCAAACGCATTGATGATGCGCTGACTATCATCGAAGTCGAAAACCCCAAGCTCAAGGGCATCCTCGACAAACGCTACGCCCGCGCCCAGTTGCCGGACGGCAAGCTCGGCGAACTGGTCGATCTGGTGTCCACCATCGGCTTCGGCGACGAACCGGGCCAGGCCCGCGACGTGCTCGGCCAGGTCTATGAATACTTCCTCGGCCAGTTCGCCAGCGCCGAAGGCAAGAAGGGCGGCCAGTTCTACACGCCGGCCAGCATCGTCAAGACCTTGGTTGCCGTGCTCGCACCGCACCACGGCAAGGTTTACGACCCCTGCTGCGGCTCCGGCGGCATGTTCGTGCAATCCGAGAAATTCATCGAAGCGCACGGCGGCAAGATCGGCGATGTCTCCATCTACGGCCAGGAATCCAACCCCACCACCTGGCGCCTCGCCGCCATGAACCTGGCCATTCGCGGCATCGACTTCAACCTCGGCCGCGAACCCGGCGACACCTTCACCCGCAACCAGCACCCGGATTTGCGCGCCGATTTCATTCTGGCCAACCCGCCGTTCAACATCAGCGACTGGTGGCACGCCAGCCTGACCGGCGACCCGCGCTGGGAATACGGCCAGCCGCCGGCCGGCAACGCCAACTACGCCTGGCTGCAGCATATGCTCTACCACCTCAAGCCCAGCGGCCGCGCCGGCATCGTGCTCGCCAACGGCTCGATGAGTTCCAGCCAGAACAGCGAAGGCGACATCCGCCGCGCCATGGTCGACGCCGACGTGGTCGAAGTGATGATCGCCTTGCCCGGCCAACTCTTCTTCAACACCCAGATTCCAGCCTGCCTGTGGTTCCTCGCCCGGCAGAAGCAAACCCGCCAGGGTGAAGTGCTGTTCATCGACGCCCGCAAGCTGGGCAGCATGATCAGCCGGGTGCAAACGGAATTCACCGATGAGGTCATCGCCCGCATCGCCGGCACCGTCGCCGCCTGGCGCGAAATCCCTTCCGTTCGTCCTGAGCCTGTCGAAGGAACGAATGGCGCACCGGCCGCCTACACCGACATTCCCGGCTACTGCCGCAGCGTCAAGCTGGCCGAAATCGCCGAACACGGCCATGTCCTGACACCGGGCCGCTATGTCGGTGCCGAAGAGGTCGAGGACGACGACGAAGCCTTCGCCGACAAGATGCAAAAGCTCACCGAGAAGCTGGGCGAGCAGATGGCGAAAGGGGCGGAACTAGAGACCTTGATCCGGCAGAAGTTGGGGGGGCTGGGGTATGAGTTTTGA
- a CDS encoding LysR family transcriptional regulator — MKISLDLLAILDAIDRHGSFTAAATALHRVPSALSHAVAKLESDLDAQLFIRTGRKATLSAAGQTLLADGRHLLRAADELERRVRRIASGWESELRIALDAIIPVERLYPLLDRFYAVGCGTQVRLTYEVLGGCWDALATGRADFVIGAPGDMPARSGMSSRLLCSHSRFIFAIAPGHPLTAWEGTIPSSELLRHRAIVIADTSQELDARSVGLLEGQDTLRVPDIRAKASAQVAGLGIGHLPHWLAAPEIAAGRLVEKQIADPRPAMPLHLAWRTRQVGKALEWFLAELEKPEEIAALTEGL, encoded by the coding sequence ATGAAAATCTCCCTCGACCTGCTCGCCATCCTCGATGCCATCGACCGCCACGGCAGCTTCACCGCCGCCGCCACGGCGCTGCATCGCGTGCCCTCGGCGCTCTCCCATGCCGTCGCAAAACTGGAAAGCGATCTCGACGCCCAGCTCTTCATCCGCACCGGGCGCAAGGCGACGCTCAGCGCCGCCGGCCAGACCCTGCTCGCCGACGGCCGCCATCTGCTGCGCGCCGCCGACGAGTTGGAGCGCCGGGTCCGGCGCATCGCCAGCGGCTGGGAGTCGGAATTGCGCATCGCGCTCGACGCCATCATTCCGGTCGAGCGCCTCTACCCGCTACTCGACCGTTTCTACGCCGTCGGCTGCGGCACCCAGGTCCGACTCACCTATGAAGTGCTCGGCGGCTGCTGGGATGCGCTGGCCACCGGCCGCGCCGATTTCGTGATCGGCGCCCCTGGCGACATGCCGGCGCGCAGTGGCATGTCGTCCCGGCTGCTCTGCAGCCACAGCCGTTTCATCTTCGCCATCGCCCCCGGCCACCCGCTGACCGCCTGGGAAGGCACCATCCCGAGCAGCGAATTGCTGCGCCACCGCGCCATCGTGATCGCCGACACCTCCCAGGAACTCGATGCCCGCAGCGTCGGCCTGCTCGAAGGCCAGGACACGCTGCGCGTCCCCGACATCCGCGCCAAAGCCAGCGCCCAGGTCGCCGGCCTCGGCATCGGCCACCTGCCCCACTGGCTGGCCGCCCCGGAAATCGCCGCCGGCAGGCTGGTCGAAAAGCAGATCGCCGATCCGCGCCCGGCCATGCCGCTGCACCTGGCCTGGCGCACCCGGCAGGTCGGCAAGGCGCTGGAATGGTTTCTCGCCGAGCTGGAAAAGCCGGAAGAGATCGCGGCGCTGACCGAAGGGCTTTGA
- a CDS encoding flavodoxin family protein encodes MTQVVVVYHSGYGHTQRVAQQVAAGANGELLAIDVEGNLPEEGWNKLAAADAIVFGTPTYMGGPSWQFKKFADASSKAWYTRAWQDKVFGGFTNSASPVGDKGATLIQLQTLASQHGGIWASLGLLPSNTKGATRNDINNLGGSVGLLVQSPSDASVDEIPQGDLDTAHSYGRRVAEVAAKLRS; translated from the coding sequence ATGACTCAAGTTGTCGTCGTTTATCACTCCGGCTACGGCCATACCCAACGCGTTGCCCAACAGGTGGCGGCCGGCGCCAATGGTGAACTGCTCGCCATCGATGTCGAGGGCAACCTGCCGGAAGAGGGCTGGAACAAGCTGGCCGCCGCCGACGCCATCGTTTTCGGCACGCCGACCTACATGGGCGGCCCGAGCTGGCAGTTCAAGAAATTCGCCGATGCCTCGTCCAAGGCCTGGTACACCCGCGCCTGGCAGGACAAGGTGTTCGGCGGCTTCACCAACAGCGCCAGCCCGGTCGGCGACAAGGGCGCCACCCTGATCCAGTTGCAGACCCTGGCGTCGCAGCACGGCGGGATCTGGGCCAGTCTCGGCCTGTTGCCGAGCAATACCAAGGGCGCGACGCGCAACGACATCAATAATCTCGGCGGTTCGGTCGGCCTGCTCGTGCAGTCGCCGTCGGATGCCAGCGTCGACGAAATCCCCCAGGGCGATCTCGATACCGCCCACAGTTACGGTCGACGGGTCGCCGAAGTCGCCGCCAAGCTGCGCAGCTAG
- a CDS encoding response regulator produces MAITISLADLSVLLVEPSHMQAGLVTKMLRNQGVRHIQVLDTAGDALAAMTNARLDGLVVISSLYLPDMAGTELVTAMRDDEALEAVPFILISSETRPQVLEPVRQSGACSIVTKPFTEQQLSRALFAAADYLNPPADVDLAEVEGMRVLIVDDSLASRHHLRRLLEELGIEKITEAIDGKQAVSLLEQTMFDLVITDYNMPEMDGRELTEYIRTQSWQAEVPVLMVTSEQNMGRLAAVERAGVSAICDKPFEAGSIRRLISEALTR; encoded by the coding sequence ATGGCCATTACCATTTCCCTGGCGGACCTTTCGGTCCTGCTTGTCGAGCCCTCCCACATGCAGGCCGGGCTGGTGACCAAGATGTTGCGCAACCAAGGCGTGCGTCACATCCAGGTGCTCGATACCGCCGGCGATGCCCTGGCGGCGATGACCAACGCGCGGCTCGACGGCCTGGTCGTGATCAGCAGCCTCTACCTGCCGGACATGGCGGGGACCGAACTGGTGACCGCGATGCGCGACGACGAGGCGCTCGAAGCGGTGCCCTTCATCCTGATCTCCAGCGAAACCCGGCCACAGGTGCTCGAACCGGTGCGCCAGTCCGGGGCGTGCAGCATCGTCACCAAGCCCTTCACTGAGCAGCAGTTGTCGCGCGCGCTATTCGCCGCCGCTGACTACCTGAATCCGCCGGCCGACGTCGATCTCGCCGAAGTCGAGGGCATGCGCGTGCTGATCGTCGATGACAGCCTGGCTTCGCGCCACCACCTGCGGCGCCTGCTCGAGGAACTGGGCATCGAAAAGATTACCGAAGCCATCGATGGCAAACAGGCGGTGTCCCTGCTCGAACAGACGATGTTCGATCTGGTGATCACCGACTACAACATGCCGGAAATGGATGGCCGCGAACTGACCGAATACATCCGCACCCAGAGCTGGCAGGCCGAAGTGCCGGTGCTGATGGTGACCAGCGAGCAGAACATGGGCCGCCTGGCGGCGGTCGAGCGGGCCGGCGTTTCGGCGATCTGCGACAAGCCCTTCGAGGCCGGCAGCATCCGCCGTCTGATCAGCGAAGCCTTGACGCGATAA
- a CDS encoding sialidase family protein, producing MIALPQKLPRWLAPALFVAALGAAFWRAPNPAAPAFVPPPAAAASALPALFAAQMLPQAAESAHAATLAQLQDGRLAAAWFAGSREGAADVAIWFSTQGRDGWSQPQPIANRESTAGGVFAHVRKVGNPVLHVEGSWLHLWYVSVSIGGWAGSSINHSVSTDGGQSWTKPTKLQTSPFANISTLVRTQPLPLADGGLGLPVYHEFIAKHGEWLRLSPTGQIVDKTRMIHPVRTLQPAVVALDEQRALALLRDAGPGPGQVQVATTDNGGLNWGAGEALPIPNPNSSVALLRLKSGRLLLAGNPPHGREALLLWISADEGRTWQASRSIEAAADGGAEFSYPALLLGRDGRIHVAYTWRREGIKVASFSEAWLDGGQP from the coding sequence ATGATCGCGCTGCCGCAAAAACTGCCGCGCTGGCTGGCGCCGGCGCTCTTCGTCGCCGCCCTGGGGGCCGCCTTCTGGCGCGCCCCGAACCCGGCCGCGCCAGCCTTCGTGCCACCGCCGGCCGCGGCCGCCTCGGCCCTGCCCGCCCTGTTCGCGGCGCAGATGCTGCCGCAGGCGGCCGAATCGGCGCATGCCGCGACACTCGCCCAGTTGCAAGATGGCCGGCTCGCCGCCGCCTGGTTTGCCGGCAGCCGCGAAGGCGCGGCCGATGTCGCGATCTGGTTCAGCACTCAGGGCAGGGACGGCTGGAGCCAGCCGCAACCGATCGCCAATCGCGAAAGCACCGCCGGCGGCGTCTTCGCCCATGTCCGCAAGGTCGGCAATCCGGTGCTTCATGTCGAGGGTAGCTGGCTGCACCTGTGGTATGTCAGCGTCAGCATCGGCGGCTGGGCCGGCAGTTCGATCAACCACAGCGTGTCGACCGATGGCGGCCAGTCGTGGACCAAGCCGACCAAACTGCAAACCTCGCCCTTCGCCAACATCAGCACCCTGGTTCGCACGCAGCCCCTGCCGCTGGCCGACGGCGGACTCGGGCTGCCGGTCTATCACGAATTCATCGCCAAGCACGGCGAATGGCTGCGCCTGTCGCCGACTGGACAGATTGTCGACAAGACGCGGATGATCCATCCGGTCCGCACGCTGCAACCGGCCGTCGTCGCCCTCGACGAGCAACGCGCCCTGGCCCTGCTACGCGATGCCGGGCCTGGCCCGGGCCAGGTCCAGGTGGCGACGACGGACAATGGCGGACTGAACTGGGGAGCCGGCGAAGCCTTGCCGATTCCCAACCCAAATTCCTCGGTCGCCCTGCTCCGCCTGAAGAGTGGCCGCCTGCTCCTCGCCGGCAACCCGCCGCACGGCCGCGAGGCCCTGCTCCTGTGGATTTCGGCCGACGAAGGCCGGACCTGGCAAGCCAGCCGCAGCATCGAAGCCGCCGCCGACGGCGGCGCCGAATTCTCCTACCCGGCCCTGCTGCTCGGCCGCGACGGCCGGATTCATGTCGCCTACACCTGGCGCCGCGAAGGGATCAAGGTCGCCAGCTTCAGCGAAGCCTGGCTCGACGGGGGGCAGCCGTGA
- a CDS encoding ArnT family glycosyltransferase: MFAPSPARQTLLLFLLALAVLVPGIWEATGLSGKDEFFLGLRTPMEMIEGNHWLVPFLDGAPRIRKPPLLYWVGRATFETFGISLLSARFAGVLFAALFVVATAGIARRLSGNQQTAWVAGGILLGCLGMATEGRRFMLDVPVAALSTAAFWTFLIWLEARRSRWLTATTLLLAAGFLTKGPIVALVFGGGCLALLFGRKLRLRELRPQLPALLGHALLWAALALPWFFIVRALYPEAANLMLADELESRQFFKLSPGILLGLLNIALPWVFVFAVAVWQQRRGPALTRLALVWFLASFLPFLFIKSFDRYLIGSLAPLAIFLALALPQVAVRWPFRLGALLALLLGGGLAGFAAWFGLGGWYWLLLPGAYLAWAWWRERDLVHTLAAPAIFWIALLWGVFPALGVNTVPAAVVELGRRQPVAMFDGPQPAMLPILSAQTHRHYAQLDKFELAAIAAGQTAVFLEDKDLARFHSELAAAGYVATESGSYRTLATHGSGLRFARVGATTADWQAAFASRSLAPLLTTVRWFTVKPQS; the protein is encoded by the coding sequence ATGTTCGCCCCCTCGCCCGCCCGCCAGACCCTGCTGCTGTTTCTGCTCGCGCTCGCCGTGCTCGTCCCCGGCATCTGGGAAGCGACCGGCCTGAGCGGCAAGGACGAGTTTTTCCTCGGCCTGCGCACGCCGATGGAAATGATCGAGGGCAATCACTGGCTGGTGCCCTTCCTCGACGGCGCCCCGCGCATCCGCAAGCCGCCGCTGCTCTACTGGGTCGGCCGCGCCACATTCGAAACCTTCGGCATCTCGCTGCTCAGCGCCCGCTTCGCCGGCGTCCTCTTCGCCGCCCTGTTCGTCGTCGCGACCGCCGGCATCGCCCGCCGCCTGTCCGGTAATCAGCAAACCGCCTGGGTCGCCGGCGGTATTTTGCTCGGCTGCCTCGGCATGGCGACCGAGGGCCGCCGTTTCATGCTCGACGTGCCGGTAGCGGCGCTGTCCACGGCCGCCTTCTGGACCTTCCTGATCTGGCTCGAGGCGCGCCGCAGCCGCTGGCTGACCGCGACCACACTGCTGCTCGCTGCCGGTTTCCTGACCAAGGGGCCGATCGTCGCCCTGGTTTTCGGCGGCGGCTGCCTGGCCTTGCTCTTCGGCCGCAAACTGCGGCTGCGCGAGTTGCGCCCGCAACTGCCGGCACTGCTCGGCCACGCCCTGCTCTGGGCGGCGCTTGCTCTGCCCTGGTTCTTCATCGTCCGCGCCCTGTACCCGGAAGCCGCCAACCTGATGCTGGCCGACGAACTGGAATCGCGACAGTTCTTCAAGCTCTCGCCCGGCATCCTGCTCGGCCTGCTCAACATCGCACTGCCCTGGGTCTTCGTCTTTGCGGTCGCCGTCTGGCAGCAGCGCCGCGGCCCGGCCCTGACGCGGCTGGCCCTGGTCTGGTTCCTGGCCAGCTTCCTGCCCTTCCTGTTCATCAAGAGTTTCGACCGCTACCTGATCGGTTCGCTGGCCCCGCTCGCCATCTTTCTCGCCCTCGCCCTGCCGCAGGTCGCGGTGCGCTGGCCCTTCCGCCTCGGCGCCCTGCTCGCCCTGCTGCTCGGCGGCGGGCTGGCCGGCTTTGCCGCCTGGTTCGGGCTCGGCGGCTGGTACTGGCTGCTGCTGCCCGGCGCCTACCTGGCCTGGGCCTGGTGGCGCGAACGCGACCTCGTCCACACCCTGGCTGCCCCGGCCATCTTCTGGATCGCGCTGCTCTGGGGCGTGTTCCCGGCTCTCGGCGTCAATACCGTGCCGGCTGCGGTGGTCGAACTCGGCCGCCGCCAGCCGGTCGCCATGTTCGACGGCCCGCAACCGGCGATGCTGCCCATCCTCTCGGCGCAGACGCACCGCCATTACGCGCAACTCGACAAGTTCGAGCTGGCCGCAATCGCCGCCGGCCAGACCGCGGTATTCCTCGAGGACAAGGACCTGGCCCGCTTCCACTCCGAACTCGCCGCCGCCGGCTATGTCGCGACCGAGAGTGGCAGCTACCGGACACTGGCCACCCACGGTTCCGGCCTGCGTTTCGCCCGCGTCGGCGCGACCACGGCGGACTGGCAGGCCGCCTTCGCCAGCCGTTCGCTGGCGCCCCTGCTGACCACGGTGCGCTGGTTTACAGTGAAACCCCAATCATGA
- a CDS encoding GGDEF domain-containing phosphodiesterase: protein MRIRYFVFGASAIVAALFFGGAYWSLDRVFDNVVRANAARTSEATTRIAFASMYEIMSQGWRRSQADAFLKAMAESGKGSGLTVQIYRGPVVEALYDKIEQPPIDADLDIVLASGQPFRLDTSDYARHIYPLLAEQRCLGCHSNAAVGTVLGAVEVRQEYASLLADARRDLMLALAAILPVALLLALGAVWWVSRRIERSVEALQQDFDQVNAVGDLRKITLAEHDLGFVELNQLVGALGRLLDKLRSIAVDKDILTFEIGLLEKFVITSDVVRDWREYVGRLLTDINGVLPAHMLFSIFKIDDELFDLEIFWRGPVTPQTKAMMERYIRQELSGLASFSDLGECNIYHHVANSQGEAIELSEDEVAVRVKSFFVDLPKIGGIVGIGVHANMLDDETRYLVMESVLSTLLNVVGSVKAIYKYTRDLEYYATRDPLTDLFNQRVFWELTSYEVGRAQRHGYSFGLLLIDLDNFKLVNDNYGHTVGDSYLQRLARQVQGALRDGDILARYGGDEFVAVLPEADADAVAMVAERVRQAIVALEVATPDAVRIRGTASIGLAVYPEHADNAKDLLLFADNMMYRAKAAGKGQVAVPTQEDVVAVFRDISQKSVMVLDAIEARRIVPFFQPILDVASKRIVAYEVLSRIELDGEIIRADEFVEIAEKMGVIHRLDMLVLEQALVALAAQGHQGEVFVNLSPRALIFNEFARDLRRIIAASGISPERVVFEITERDTVKNLALLERFLNDLKADGFKLAIDDFGSGFSSFHYLRRFPIDYLKIEGDFIANMLHSDKDHTFVTSIRSLAREMGITVVAEYVESAEVLRELERLEVHRAQGYYIGRPARDLLPVDWQPAG from the coding sequence ATGCGAATAAGATATTTTGTCTTTGGCGCCTCGGCGATTGTCGCTGCGCTGTTCTTCGGTGGTGCCTACTGGTCGCTCGACCGGGTCTTCGACAACGTGGTCCGGGCCAATGCCGCCCGCACCTCGGAGGCGACGACCCGCATTGCCTTCGCCTCGATGTACGAGATCATGAGCCAGGGCTGGCGGCGCAGCCAGGCCGACGCCTTTCTCAAGGCGATGGCCGAGTCCGGCAAGGGTAGCGGCCTGACCGTACAGATCTACCGTGGGCCGGTGGTCGAGGCGCTCTACGACAAGATCGAGCAGCCGCCGATCGACGCCGATCTCGATATCGTGCTGGCCAGTGGCCAACCCTTCCGGCTCGACACCAGCGACTACGCACGCCACATCTACCCGCTGCTCGCCGAGCAGCGCTGCCTGGGTTGCCACAGCAATGCCGCGGTCGGCACTGTGCTCGGCGCGGTCGAAGTGCGCCAGGAATACGCCAGCCTGCTGGCCGACGCCCGCCGCGACCTGATGCTGGCCCTGGCCGCCATCCTGCCGGTGGCCCTGCTGCTGGCGCTGGGCGCCGTCTGGTGGGTGAGCCGGCGGATCGAGCGCTCGGTCGAGGCGCTGCAGCAGGATTTCGACCAGGTCAATGCGGTCGGCGACCTGCGCAAGATCACGCTGGCCGAACACGACCTCGGCTTTGTCGAATTGAACCAGCTGGTCGGCGCGCTCGGCCGCCTGCTCGACAAGCTGCGCTCGATCGCCGTTGACAAGGACATCCTGACTTTCGAGATTGGCCTGCTCGAGAAATTCGTCATCACCTCCGACGTCGTCCGCGACTGGCGCGAGTATGTCGGGCGCCTGCTGACCGACATCAACGGCGTGCTGCCGGCCCACATGCTGTTCTCCATCTTCAAGATCGACGACGAACTGTTCGATCTGGAAATCTTCTGGCGCGGTCCGGTGACACCGCAAACCAAGGCCATGATGGAGCGCTATATCCGCCAGGAGCTCTCCGGCCTGGCCTCGTTCTCGGATCTCGGCGAGTGCAACATCTACCACCATGTCGCCAACTCGCAGGGTGAGGCCATCGAACTCTCGGAAGACGAGGTGGCGGTGCGCGTCAAGTCCTTCTTCGTCGACCTGCCGAAGATCGGCGGCATCGTCGGCATCGGCGTGCACGCCAACATGCTGGACGACGAAACCCGCTACCTGGTCATGGAAAGCGTGCTATCCACGCTGCTCAATGTCGTCGGCTCGGTCAAGGCGATCTACAAATACACCCGCGACCTCGAGTACTACGCGACCCGCGATCCGCTGACCGATCTCTTCAACCAGCGCGTCTTCTGGGAACTGACCTCCTACGAGGTTGGCCGGGCTCAGCGCCACGGCTACAGCTTCGGCCTGTTGCTGATCGATCTCGACAACTTCAAGCTGGTCAATGACAACTACGGCCACACGGTCGGCGACAGCTATCTGCAACGCTTGGCCCGCCAGGTCCAGGGCGCGCTGCGCGATGGCGATATCTTGGCTCGTTACGGCGGCGACGAGTTCGTTGCGGTACTGCCCGAGGCTGATGCCGACGCTGTGGCGATGGTCGCCGAACGGGTCCGTCAGGCCATCGTCGCGCTCGAAGTGGCAACCCCGGACGCGGTCCGCATCCGCGGTACGGCCTCGATCGGGCTCGCCGTCTATCCCGAACATGCCGACAATGCCAAGGATCTGCTGCTCTTTGCCGACAACATGATGTACCGCGCCAAGGCGGCCGGCAAAGGCCAGGTCGCGGTGCCGACCCAGGAGGACGTGGTCGCGGTTTTCCGCGATATCTCGCAGAAAAGCGTCATGGTCCTCGATGCCATCGAGGCGCGCCGCATCGTGCCCTTCTTCCAGCCGATTCTCGATGTCGCCAGCAAACGCATCGTCGCCTACGAAGTCCTCTCGCGCATCGAACTCGATGGCGAGATCATCCGCGCCGACGAGTTCGTCGAAATCGCCGAGAAGATGGGGGTCATCCATCGCCTCGACATGCTGGTCCTCGAGCAGGCACTGGTCGCGCTGGCGGCTCAGGGGCATCAGGGCGAAGTCTTCGTCAACCTTTCGCCGCGTGCCCTGATCTTCAACGAATTTGCCCGCGACCTGCGGCGCATCATCGCCGCCAGCGGAATTTCCCCGGAGCGGGTCGTCTTCGAGATCACTGAGCGCGACACCGTCAAGAACCTCGCCCTGCTCGAACGCTTCCTCAACGACCTCAAGGCCGATGGCTTCAAGCTGGCGATTGACGATTTCGGCTCGGGCTTCTCGTCCTTCCACTACCTGCGCCGCTTCCCGATCGACTATCTGAAGATCGAGGGCGATTTCATCGCTAACATGCTGCACAGCGACAAGGATCACACCTTCGTCACCAGCATCCGGTCACTGGCGCGGGAAATGGGCATCACTGTGGTCGCTGAATACGTCGAATCGGCGGAGGTCCTGCGCGAACTCGAGCGACTCGAGGTGCACCGCGCCCAGGGCTACTACATCGGCCGACCGGCGCGCGACCTGCTGCCGGTCGACTGGCAGCCGGCCGGGTGA
- a CDS encoding enoyl-CoA hydratase, with product MSSEEPLVLRHDRADGLTTLTLNRPGQFNSLSKDMLSAIKAELDAIAASESVRVVVIAGAGKAFCAGHDLKEMRANHSKEFMQALFKQCGELMLTITRMPQPVIARVHGIATAAGCQLVSMCDLAVAADVAKFAVSGINVGLFCSTPAVGLARNLGRKAALEMLLTGEFIDAMEAKAKGLVNRVVPADALDAEIERLAGSILAKSAVAVRIGKGMFYKQLEMGLGEAYDYAGEVMACNMMSEDAGEGIDAFMQKRQPVYKGC from the coding sequence ATGAGTAGCGAAGAGCCCCTCGTCCTGCGCCACGACCGCGCAGACGGCCTGACCACCCTGACCCTGAACCGCCCGGGCCAGTTCAATTCGCTGTCCAAGGACATGCTCAGTGCGATCAAGGCCGAACTCGACGCCATCGCCGCCAGCGAAAGCGTCCGCGTCGTGGTCATCGCCGGCGCCGGCAAGGCCTTCTGCGCCGGCCACGACCTCAAGGAAATGCGCGCCAACCACAGCAAAGAATTCATGCAGGCGCTGTTCAAGCAGTGCGGCGAGCTGATGCTGACCATCACTCGCATGCCGCAGCCGGTGATCGCCCGCGTCCATGGCATCGCCACCGCCGCCGGCTGCCAGCTGGTTTCGATGTGCGATCTGGCGGTGGCGGCCGATGTCGCCAAATTCGCCGTCTCCGGGATCAATGTCGGTCTTTTCTGCTCGACGCCGGCCGTCGGCCTGGCCCGCAACCTCGGGCGCAAGGCGGCGCTCGAAATGCTGCTCACCGGCGAATTCATCGACGCCATGGAAGCCAAGGCCAAGGGCCTGGTCAACCGCGTCGTCCCGGCCGATGCCCTGGACGCCGAGATCGAGCGCCTGGCCGGCAGCATCCTGGCCAAGAGCGCCGTCGCCGTGCGCATCGGCAAGGGCATGTTCTACAAGCAGCTGGAAATGGGTCTCGGCGAAGCCTACGACTACGCTGGCGAAGTCATGGCCTGCAACATGATGAGCGAGGATGCCGGCGAAGGCATCGACGCTTTCATGCAGAAACGCCAGCCGGTCTACAAGGGCTGCTGA